The sequence TGGACGCTCGCGTTCCTCGCCGGCGCCGCGCTGACGTTCCGCTGGCATCAAGACTGACACACATCGAAGGAGGCCATTGCGTCATGCCTGATCTGATCACCGCTTATCTGCGCAACGCCGTGCTGTTCGTGCCCGCGATCGGCTTCATGCTGGTCATGCGCGCGCTGCCGGGCGACGGCGACGCGCACTGGCGGCTCGCCGCGCTCGCGGGCGCGCTGCTCGCGCTGCCGCACACCGCGTGGCTGCTGCGCCGCCGCCCGCTGCACGGCACCGCGCTCGGCCTGAACGCGTATCTGATCGTCAGCGCGGCGCTGCCGTTCGTGTCGGCCGACGCGAGCCGCGCATGGGGCGAAACGCTCGGGTCGGCCGCGATGCTCGTCTGCGTGCTCGCGACGCACGCGATCGGCCTGGCCGTCGCACCCGAAGCGTTCTCCGGCGCGGCCGATCCGGCACTCGCGCAGGCGCTCTGCAAGAAGATGGTCGCATACGGCGGCGTCGCGCTCGCCGTCGCGTTCCCGCATCGTCACGACCCGCTCTTCGGCGGCGTGCTGCCCGTCATCGCGCTGATCCTGCTGCACAAGCGGCTGCGGCGCGGCGCGCTCGCGCCGCTCGCCTGAAATGCGGGGCCGCCCCGCTCCGCCCTTTTTTCGTGAGGTAGCCATGCAAGACGTCGATCCCGCTTACGCTTTCGTCCGCGCCCGAGAATCGAGCGCGCGCACCTATGCGGAAACCTTCGACACCGTTTTCGCGCACGGCGCGGGCACGGTGCTCACCGACACGGCCGGCCGCCGCTACCTCGATTTCCTGTCGTGCGCGGGCACGCTCGCGACCGGCCACAACCATCCGGCGATCGTCGAGCGCGTGCGCGAGTTCGTCGGCAGCGGCCAGGTGATGCAGATGCTCGACGTGACGACGCCCGTCAAGCACCGCTTCGTCGAGCGCCTGTTCGAGATCCTGCCGCCCGCGTTCGGGCGGCACGCGCGCGTGCAGTTCTGCGGCCCGTCCGGCGCGGATGCGATCGAAGCGGCGATCAAGCTCTTCAAGACGGCGACGGGCCGGCGCTCGGTGATCGCGTTTCACGGCGGCTATCACGGAATGACGGCGGGCGCGCTCGCGCTGACGGGCAACTTGCGCGCGAAGGACAAGGTCGCCTCGCTGATGCCCGACGTGCACGTGATGCCGTATCCGTACGCATATCGCTGCCCGTTCGGACTCGGCGCGCCGCAGACCGCGGCCGCATCGCTGCATTACGTCGAATCGATGCTGAGCGACCCGGAAAGCGGCATCGCGAAGCCCGCCTGCGTGATCGTCGAGGCGGTGCAAGGCGAAGGCGGCGTGATTCCCGCGCCGCCCGAATGGCTCGCCGGCCTGCGCGCGCTGACCGCACGGCTCGACATTGCGCTCGTGATCGACGAGGTGCAGACGGGCATCGGCCGCACGGGCGCGATGTTCGCATTCGAGCGAAGCGGCATCCGGCCCGACGCGATCGTGCTGTCGAAGGCGATCGGCGGCGGCTTTCCGCTCGCGCTCGTCGTCTACGACGCGCGCTACGACGTCTGGCAGGCGGGCGCGCACGCGGGCACGTTCCGCGGCAACCAGATCGCGATGGCGGCGGGCGTCGCGTGCCTCGACGTGATCGACTCGGAAGGGCTGATCGCCGGCGTGGCGGCAAAGGAGGCGCATGTCCGCGCGCGGCTCGAATGGCTCGCCGCGCGCCATCCGGAAATCGGCGACGTGCGTGGGCGCGGGCTCATGTGGGGCATCGAGCTCGTCGATCCCGACGCCGAACCGAACGCGATCGGCGCGCGGCCCGCCGCGCCCGCGCTCGCGCGCGCGCTCAAGCGGTACTGCTTCGCGCACGGGCTCATCGTCGAGACGGGCGGCCGCCACGGCGCCGTCGTGCGCCTGCTGCCGCCCCTCACCGTCAGCATCGCCGAGCTCGATCTCGCCTTCGACACGCTCGACGCCGGCTTCGCCGCGCTCGGCGAGCGCGCGCATGCCGAATTCGCGTGACGCGGATCGCCGGCGTACGTCACGACTTTCAAGGACACACGATCATGTCTTCCGGAACCGCCTCCACCGACACCGTGAACTACCGCAAGAAATACGCGACCGAAGCGCATGCGCTGAGCACGATCCGGCCGTGGCGCTGCGCGTGGGTGATCGCGCGGCAATGGGCCGGCATCGCGATCGCGTTCGCGTTGCCGATCGCGCTCGTCGCGCGCCTGACGGGCGGCACGAGCCTCGCGCATGCGTTCGCCGTGCTGCCTGCGCCGCAGCGGCTCGCCGTCGTTGCGAGCCTCGTCGCCGCCTACGTGTATCTCGCATGCAAGCAGCATGCGCTCGGCATCGTGATGCACGACGCGACGCACTTTCGCCTCTTCGAATCGCGCCGTGCGAACGAGCTCGTCAGCAACTGGCTGTGCGCGTTCCCGATCGGCATGGTGACGTCGTGCTACCGGCGCAGCCATCTGCCGCATCATCTGTTCACGAACAAGCCGAACGATCCGTACTGGGCGCGCCTCGTCGAGGACGAGCACTACGCGTTCCCCAAGTCGCGCGCCGCGTTCGGCCGAATCCTGCTCGGCGACGTGTTCGGCGCGAACCTGCGCGCATGGTGGCCGACGCTGCGCAGCTGGACGGGCTGGAGCAGCGTCCTCAGCAACCGCGAAAAGCTGCTCACGCCGTCCGAGCGCCGGCAATTCGTCGCGTTCTGGATCGGCGCGATCGCGCTCGCCGCGCGCTTCGGCCTGCTGCCGTATTTCCTGCTGCTGTGGGTGCTGCCGATGTTCACGCTGTCGCTCGCGTTCATCCGCATCCGCGTGATCGCCGAGCACGATCTCGAGAAGGCCGGCCACGAGCTCGAACGCACGCGTCACGTCGACGGCAACTGGCTCGAGCTGCTCGCGATCGCGCCGCTCAATATCAACTTTCACGTCGCGCACCATCTGTTTCCGAGCGTGCCGCTCTACAACCTGCCGAAAATGCATGCGCTGCTGATGCAGGAGCCGGCGTTCCGCGAGAAAGCGCAGCTATGGCGCACCTATCTCGGCAGGAAGCACGGCATGGTCCGCTCGCTGCTCACCTGACGCGGACCGCGGCGAGTGAACGGACGCATCGATCGCGCGCGAACGCGGCGCCCGCGCGGCCGCGAACACGAGCGCGAACACGACCGCGGCCGCAACCGCAGCCGCAGCCGGTCCGCGTCATTGCGCCTGCGGTATCAATCGGTCGGAATTCGGTATTGGCCCGGATACGCGCTCTCGGGGGAGACTGTCATTCTTTCAGAATCCGAAACGAACCGTGGTGACCAACACGCTACGCTTTGCACTCTTCATGTGCGGCTGCGCGGCTTTTCTGAGCCTGTATGCAACGCAAGGCATCCTGCCTCAGATCGCGGCCACGTTCGGCACGCACATCGAGCAAGCCGCGCTCGGCATTACGGTCACGACGGTCGCGATGGCGACGACGGCGCCTTTCGTCGGCATGCTGACGCACCGCTTCGATCGACACCGGATCATCGCGTTCGCCGCGCTGCTGCTCGCGCTGCCCACGCTCTGGACCGCGCATGCGGATTCGTTCGCCGAATTCCTCGCGGGGCGGATCGCAACGGGGATCGTCATTCCGGTGCTGTTCGCCGTCACGGTGTCGTACATCGGCGAAACCTGGCAGGGCGACACGGCAACCGAGATGACGAGCTTCTTCGTCGCGGGCACGACGCTCGGCGGCTTCGGCGGGCGCTTCATCGTCAACGGCGTGACGGCGGCGAGCGACTGGCCGCATGCGCTCGACGTGCTCGCCTACACGATGCTCGCCGCCGGCACGGCGATCCATCTGTGCCTGCCGCGCACGCGTGCGCGCACGGCGCCCGCGGCGGCCCCATCGGCGATGTCGCTGCGCGCGCTCGGCCGCAACCGGCCGGTGCTCGCGTCGTATTTCATCGGCGCGTGCATCCTGTTTTCGCAGGTGACGACGTTCACGTACGTCGGGCTCCATCTCGCAAAGCCGCCGTATCGGTTCGGCACCGCGGCGATCGGCTCGATCTACGCGGTGTTCCTGCTCGCCGTCGTCGTCACGCCGATGGCCGCGCGGCTGTCGCGCAAGCGCCGGCCGGCGGATCTGCTGCTGCTCGCCGCCGGGCTCGGCGTCGCGGGCGCGCTGCTGACGCTTCATTCGGGCGTGCCCGTGATCCTGCTCGGGCTCGCGATAGGTTCGACGGGCGTGTTCGTGGGCCAGACGGCCGCGAGCGCGTTCGTCACACGTTCGACCTCCGAGGGCCGGACATTCGCAGTGGGGCTTTATCTGTCGTGCTATTACCTGGGCGGCAGCGTGGGAACGGTATTGCCGGTTCCTGCATGGCAGCGCTTCGGCTGGGCAGGCTGCGTCGCACTCGTCGTGTGCGCGCACCTGCTCGCCGCGGTCGCCGCGTGCACGTTCTGGAAACCGGGCGGTATCGACGCAACGCGCACTCGACAATCATCCATTACGACATCGCGCTAGGCTGGCCAGAGCCGCAGCGATGCGCATCAGAGAGAAAT comes from Burkholderia savannae and encodes:
- a CDS encoding diaminobutyrate--2-oxoglutarate transaminase family protein, whose product is MQDVDPAYAFVRARESSARTYAETFDTVFAHGAGTVLTDTAGRRYLDFLSCAGTLATGHNHPAIVERVREFVGSGQVMQMLDVTTPVKHRFVERLFEILPPAFGRHARVQFCGPSGADAIEAAIKLFKTATGRRSVIAFHGGYHGMTAGALALTGNLRAKDKVASLMPDVHVMPYPYAYRCPFGLGAPQTAAASLHYVESMLSDPESGIAKPACVIVEAVQGEGGVIPAPPEWLAGLRALTARLDIALVIDEVQTGIGRTGAMFAFERSGIRPDAIVLSKAIGGGFPLALVVYDARYDVWQAGAHAGTFRGNQIAMAAGVACLDVIDSEGLIAGVAAKEAHVRARLEWLAARHPEIGDVRGRGLMWGIELVDPDAEPNAIGARPAAPALARALKRYCFAHGLIVETGGRHGAVVRLLPPLTVSIAELDLAFDTLDAGFAALGERAHAEFA
- a CDS encoding MFS transporter, translated to MVTNTLRFALFMCGCAAFLSLYATQGILPQIAATFGTHIEQAALGITVTTVAMATTAPFVGMLTHRFDRHRIIAFAALLLALPTLWTAHADSFAEFLAGRIATGIVIPVLFAVTVSYIGETWQGDTATEMTSFFVAGTTLGGFGGRFIVNGVTAASDWPHALDVLAYTMLAAGTAIHLCLPRTRARTAPAAAPSAMSLRALGRNRPVLASYFIGACILFSQVTTFTYVGLHLAKPPYRFGTAAIGSIYAVFLLAVVVTPMAARLSRKRRPADLLLLAAGLGVAGALLTLHSGVPVILLGLAIGSTGVFVGQTAASAFVTRSTSEGRTFAVGLYLSCYYLGGSVGTVLPVPAWQRFGWAGCVALVVCAHLLAAVAACTFWKPGGIDATRTRQSSITTSR
- a CDS encoding fatty acid desaturase family protein; translation: MNYRKKYATEAHALSTIRPWRCAWVIARQWAGIAIAFALPIALVARLTGGTSLAHAFAVLPAPQRLAVVASLVAAYVYLACKQHALGIVMHDATHFRLFESRRANELVSNWLCAFPIGMVTSCYRRSHLPHHLFTNKPNDPYWARLVEDEHYAFPKSRAAFGRILLGDVFGANLRAWWPTLRSWTGWSSVLSNREKLLTPSERRQFVAFWIGAIALAARFGLLPYFLLLWVLPMFTLSLAFIRIRVIAEHDLEKAGHELERTRHVDGNWLELLAIAPLNINFHVAHHLFPSVPLYNLPKMHALLMQEPAFREKAQLWRTYLGRKHGMVRSLLT